The Methylopila sp. M107 genome contains the following window.
CGACGGGCTGATGTGCATCCCGCCGTTCGACGATCCGCCGGCGCCGCATTTCGCGCTGCTGCAGAAACACGCTCGGCGCAACGGGCTGCAAAAGCTCTCGATGGGCATGAGCGCGGATTTCGCCGACGCGATCCCGTTCGGCGCGACGCATGTCCGCGTCGGCAGCGCGATCTTCGGGACGCGGCCGAAGCCGTAGGACTCGAGACCACCGCCGTCATGCCCGCGTCTTCACGCGGGTATCTTCCGTGTTTGAGGTCAAGCGTTTTGCGCGTGTTTCCAGTCTTGCTGGTCGCGCGCGATAGCGTTGAGCGTGACGAGCATTTTGCGCATGACGGCGGTGAGGGCGACCTTTCCGGGCCGCTTGTTGCGTTCGACGAGGCGGTCGTAGAACGCCTTGATCGGGACATTGTGGCGGATGGCGCAGCGGGCGGCGTTGAACAGCACGCGGCGCACGCCCGGCCGGCCGTGGCCCGTCGTGGCGCGGAACCTCGTCCTGCCGCTGTCGCGCGTGCGGGGCGCGAGGCCGACAAGGCTTGCGATCTCCTTGGCGCTGAGGCGGCCGAGCTCGGGCAGTTCGCCGAGCAGCGTCGCGACCGTGACGGGACCGACGCCCTTCAGGCTCCGCAGGCGCCGAGCCGTCCCAGCGAGAGCGGCGTCGGCCGCGATATGCGCCGCGATCGCGGCGTCGAGGGCCGCGAGGCTGGCTTCGAGCGCGGCCGCGACCGCCGCCAGGCTGTCGCGCACGATCCTGGCCTCGGCGAGGCAGGCGCGGCAGCGTTCGGCGTGCAGCGCATCGACGAGCTGGCGGCGCCGCGCCGTCAGTTCGCGCAGGACTTCGTCGCCCTCCACCAGAGGTTTGAGGCCGCGGCCGTCGAGTTCGAGAGCCGCAAAGTCGGCGATCAGCCGGGCGTCGAGCGCGTCGGTCTTGGCTTTCAGTCCGCGCCGGATCCGGAACGCCGCGACCTCGTTCGGATGGACCCGGGCGAAGGCGACGCCGGCGTCGCGCAGCGCGCGGCGCAAGCCCCGCTCATAGCCGCCGGTCGGCTCGAACGCCGCAAGCCGGATCGGCCCCTCATCCGCAAGAAAGCCCGCGATCGAGGCCTCGTCATTGGCGAGCCGCACGACGCCCGCCCCGCCGTGGCGCGCCACGTCGATCCAGTCCTTCGAGACGTCGAAGCCCAAAAACGCCTGAGGGAACACCTTGCCGGCCATGCGCGCCTCCGCCACCATGACGATCTGGTCCGTCACGCCGGATTGCATTCGGGCGACACGCCCCCACTTCCGTACGCGTGATAAGACCGCGACGCTGGCGGGTCCGAGATACCCACGGTCGACAAGACCCATCCACGTTTCGGAGAGCCCGCCAGCGTCCCCATCTCACCAACGAGACGGGACAATGCCAACATGCAATCCACGACTTCGACGTAGAGCTTTGCAATCTCAGTAAGTCGTGGATACCCGCGCTGCCGCGCGGGCATGACGCTTGTTTGTGATCCGATCAGGTTTTCGGAGCGCGTTGGAAAAAGAAAGCCCGGACGTCTGGTCCGGGCGTTGTCGCAAAACTCGTGAGGCGGTCCGGTGCGGGAGGAGGGTCGCTGGGGTCGGAAACGCCCCCCTCCCGTGCCGAACGGATGCCGGTACGCATGAACCTGATCCGGCTGACGGGACCGTCGCAAACGTCTTGCCAACCCTAACGAGACCGCAAAGGCGCCAGATATAGCGGTCTTGCGCGGATCGACGTCTTGATATGGTGTTGTGGTCGCGCCTGCGCCAACCGCCATTCGCAAACGGCGTCGCAAAATGCGAATCCGTCGCAAGCTGCGACAACGCTCGGCGTCCCGATTCGGATCGCCTTCGACGCCGTCAGGCGGTTTCGGCCGGTTTCGCCTCGGCCCGAGGCCCGCGGCCTGCGATCCGGCGTTTCAGTTCGACGCGCTCGCGGTCCGAGACGCCGAGCAGGTCGGCGGCGCGCCAGACGATG
Protein-coding sequences here:
- a CDS encoding IS110 family transposase, translating into MTDQIVMVAEARMAGKVFPQAFLGFDVSKDWIDVARHGGAGVVRLANDEASIAGFLADEGPIRLAAFEPTGGYERGLRRALRDAGVAFARVHPNEVAAFRIRRGLKAKTDALDARLIADFAALELDGRGLKPLVEGDEVLRELTARRRQLVDALHAERCRACLAEARIVRDSLAAVAAALEASLAALDAAIAAHIAADAALAGTARRLRSLKGVGPVTVATLLGELPELGRLSAKEIASLVGLAPRTRDSGRTRFRATTGHGRPGVRRVLFNAARCAIRHNVPIKAFYDRLVERNKRPGKVALTAVMRKMLVTLNAIARDQQDWKHAQNA